The genomic interval CGTCGTTGACCAGGCCCAGCCACACCGGCCGGCCTCCCGCCGCGCGGCCGGCCGCCGAGGGCTGGACGACCACGACGTTCGCCTGTTCGCAGACGTCCAGGCACTCCGAGGCCCGGACCCGCGCCGCGTCCCCCACCGCCGCGCGCAGGCGGGCGATCTGCCCGGCGTGGTCGACGCCGGGCACCTTCCGCGGGTCGCCGCAGCAGCAGCCCCGGCACACCGTGATCCGGCAGGGCGCGGAGGCGGGAGCGGGCACGGCACGGCGGGAGCGGTTGGTGATCATCGG from Streptomyces albireticuli carries:
- a CDS encoding (2Fe-2S) ferredoxin domain-containing protein — encoded protein: MITNRSRRAVPAPASAPCRITVCRGCCCGDPRKVPGVDHAGQIARLRAAVGDAARVRASECLDVCEQANVVVVQPSAAGRAAGGRPVWLGLVNDDDALADIAEWVRSGGPGVAEAPGVLDLYAFTASRRVGKGLEE